DNA from Hyalangium minutum:
GACCTGCAGGGCGTGGGCTACACGCCGGAGAAGCTGAAGGAGACGCTGCTGGGGGCCATCAACGGGAACCTGGAGAACAGCACGTTCCTAGGCGTGGACGTGCTCTCGAAGGTGACGGAGCCGCTGGCCAAGGCGCTGCCGTTCGCGGCGAAGGCGCTGAAGAGCGGGGACATGACGCAGCTGGGAGAAAACCTGCCGTTCGGGGTGGAGATCAAGAACGGGGTGGCGCAGCTGGAGAAGCCCATCACGTGGACGCGGCCGGAGGGGGCCATGCGCTTCGAGGGCGGTATCCGGCTGGACGGGGTGCTGGATCTGACGGGCAATGTGTCGCTGACGCCGCAGACCATCAAGACGCTGACGCTGGGGAAGGTGACGCCCACGGAGGCCATTCCGGTGGGGATGAAGGTGACAGGCCCGGCGTGGGCGCCTGAGGTGACGGGGATCGACGTGAAGCCGGCGGCGCTGACGATCGCGAAGCTGGCGGCGACGGGGCTCGCGGGGCAGTTGCTGGGCGACAAGGCGAAACAGGTGCAGGACGTCATCTCGGGCGGCGAGCAGGCCGCGCGCGAGGAGGCCGAGCGCAAGAAGAAGGAGCTGGAGGCGAAAGCCGCCGAGGAGAAGGCAAAGCTGGAGGAGGCGGCACGGGCCGAGCAGGAGAAGGCGAAGAAGAAGGCAGAGGAGGAGGCCAAGAAGCGCCTGCGCGGCATCCTCGGGAAGTAGCAGAGTCTCGGAACTGCGGCGGGGAGTCGCTGCCCCGCCGCGGCTACCGAGAGCACCCGAACTCCGCGTACCTACTCGCGGATGATGGACTCGCCCTCGAATGCTTGCAGGGTGAGTCCGGCCGACTACACCACCTGGTTGCTGGCATAAACTCCGAATACGCACGATTCCCTTGGGCCACTCCCGAGAATGTCTTGGAGAACCCGTATACGGCTCGCGCTATCTCCCTGTTGCAGGTAGCGACCAAGTTGCTCGCCGAGTACGACGCGGCGCACGAGTAACGGAGAGGGCTAGCGCCGTCTGGAAGGGAGTGTCGAGCACCACGACACGGTCTGGCGACGGGAGGGACCTACACCAGCGCCAGCACCACCTGCTGCCCGGGCACATGCGACCGGTGTCGGCACGCCGAGCACCTCGACCTTCTGGCACTGAGTTCCTCCGGCCGGGCCGCGAGTGGCCCCCCTTGGGCACCACGCAGGATCGTTGGAGCCCAAGTGCTGGGAAGAGCAGCATGCTCAGTCCAGCACCATGGGAGCGGTCGTTCCGCCTAGCCGTCTGTGGTCCGGCGGCTAGGCGCGTAGTTGGGACTCGGTGCCAAGTTGAGCGGAGCGCCTTCGAAGTAAGCGCTGCGCGGCTTCAAGGAAGCAGTGCTCGGGCGGGTACTGACATAGTCCCCGACGTCCCATTACCGAGCTGGCCGTAGTAGTTGTAGCCCCAGGCCCAAACGGAGCCATCGCTTCGCGGTGCCAACGAATGGTTGTTGCCTGCGACCAGGACGACGGCGTTGGTGAGGCTGGGCACCTGCACAGGCGAGGCCTGCCAGGTGGTAGTGCCATCGCCGAACTGGCCGTAAGCGTTGTAGCCCCACGCCCAGACGGTGCCGTCGCTACGCAGCGCCAGTGAGTGGCCGCCGCCTGCCGCGAGGACGGTGACGCTGGTGAGGCCGGGCACCTGCACCGGCAGGGCCCGCTGAGTGGTGGTCCCATCGCCGAGCTGGCCGTAGATGTTGTAGCCCCATGCCCAGACGGTGCCATCGCTTCGTAGCGCCAACGAGTGGTAACCACCGGCGGCTAGGGCGATGATGTTAGTGGTGTCGGGCACCTGCACCGGCGAAGCCTGGTAAACGGTGTCTGTCCCATCGCCGAGCTGGCCGTAGGCGCTGACACCCCAAGCCCAGACGGTGCCGTCGCTGTGCAGTGCTAAAGAATGGCGTACGCCGGCCGAGAGGACGGTGACGCCTGTGAGGCTGGGCACGCGTGATGGGAGGGTCCGCCGGGTGGTGGTTCCATCACCGAGTTGACCGAATAGGTTGTCGCCCCATGCCCAGACGGTGCCGTCACTGCGCAGTGCCAAAGAGTGTCCGCCGCCGGCCGCGAGGGCAATGACGCTGGTGATGCCGAACACCTGCGCCGGCGAGGCCCGATGAGTGGTGGTCCCATCGCCGAGCTGGCCGAATGTGTTGTCGCCCCATGCCCAGACAGTGCCATCGCCTCGTAGCGCCAGTGAGTGACTGCTACCTGCAGCCAGGGCGATGACGCTGGCGAGGCCGGGCACCTGCACCGGCGAGGCCCGATGGGATGTGGTCCCATCACCGAGTTGGCCATAGCCGTTGTAGCCCCATGCCCAGACGGTGCCATCGTGCCGTAGCGCCAACGAGTGGTTGGCGCCAGCAACGACAGAGGGGGGAGGACATGATGTGGCCGTGAGGGTAAATGTCTTGGCAGTGGAAGCATAACTGCTGTTGGTAACGACGACGGTCACTGACGCGCTGGCGCCGGCGGGCACGCAGGCGGGTGAGGCCCAGATCACCTCGCTGGTGGTCTCGGTATTTGAAGGGGCGCCCAGTACCCCATGAGTGGCCGTCCATGCGAAGCTGAGTTGGGGCGACTCGTCATCATGGGCGGTCACTCTGAAGGTGACGGTGCCGAGGTCTTGTACGGCGGTTGCGGACTGAGAGCTCTGAGTAATCGTCGGAGCTGTCGTGTCCGGCAGAGCGTCGTCGCCCACTGCGTGGCCGCATCGTGAAGGGTTGCGCTCGCAGAACGCGGCGGCCGCCTTTTCGAAGTCCGCACAGCCCGAGGCGACGACAAGAAGAGCCGTGGCCAGCACGGCACGAAGACGTGACGCAGGGGAATTCACCGCACATTGTCCATTAGCGAGGCGTCTCACGAGAGCCAGAGGAGGCGGCAGGTTAAAAACGGCGTGAGAGTGCAGGCGATACCCCCAAGGAAGTACGCTTGGCGCGGTAACCGCCGCCACCCCAGATCCGTTTAGGTGCTGCCTCCACCGACGCGTCTGTGGGAATGGACCCGGCTTAGGTCATCGCGCGGCCGACAGCGGCCAGACTGTCGGCGCCAAGCCCGAGGCAGAGATCGTTGCGGTCCTGGAGCAGCGCGACGTGCGGCCGGAGCACGAGCCCCCCGGCTGGGAGCAACTCAACGTGCAGCTAAGGGCACACCGTCGAGAACCTCCGGCGCGCGGCCGGGCCCCAAGGGCTACCCCTCCTCTGGCACGGTGGGCTGAGCCGCAGGGGCACCATTGGCCGGAACAGTTGGAAGGTCTCGGTCGGAGTAGAAACGCCTCAGCACGTCCATGCGCTGTGTTGGGGTCATCGACGCGACCCACGCGAAGAACTCAGGCGGCAGGCTGTCGGGGTCCTGGCCGAGAACTGGGGTCGGCGCCTCGTGAGGCTCACCGCTGCTCATAGCTTGCCCTCGTCAAGCCGCTGCGCCCATGCACGGCTCACCTGCACAATTGCATGCTCGGCGCGGAGGGGGAACACCACGTCCCTGCAGCTCGCGTCCTTGAAGCGTTTCGCCGTCTCATAGACCGCGAGGTGGAGGCGGCGTTCAGCCGGGAAGTTAACGAAGCTGCCAGGGATGCCACCCGCCGGGAAGAGAGCAAGCAACCCTTCGGCGCACTTGAAGTACAGCCGCGCCGCGAGGCAGCGGCGAGCCTGGGGAGGGAGTGCGGCGAGCTCGGACTGAGGCTCCGCCTTAGCCAGCAGTGCCCCCATGGTCTGGGCACACACGCGAGTGGGTCGCTCGGCATCTTCGTCGGTGTCTGCGTTCGGGATGAACGGCAAGGTGATGCCGAAGATCTCCGGCGGGCCCACCGGCTTCGTCGAGCGGCTCGCTACGGGAGACTCAGCAGCCCACAGGCCCGGTTCGTTGCTGGGAGGGAGGACGCGGGCGTGAGGGCTCCGAGGGTACTGCTGGGGGCGCTGGCCAGGCTGGCCGACCACGGGCGCTCCGGTGCCGACAGGTGCCATGGGTGGAGCTGGGAAGGCTGGGCCAGGGATGCCCTGGGAGTAGGTGCTGCGTGACGGAGTGGAGCAGGCAGCGGTGAACAGGATGAGCAGGAACAGGTAGCGCATAGGGAGGGAAGGTACAGAGCTGGTCTGCCAAGTGCGTGCGAGCATCAGTGAGTGGACGCGCCGGCAGAGTCAGCGCGTCCTTGAAGAACCACTCGGACGGAAGCCAGGGCACCCACAACGAACTCTGGTGCCACATCGTGCCGCTTGCAGGTAAAGAGGAAGACGGCCTCGGCTAGGTGGACGATGGTGCCCACGAGAGAGAGGACCACCGAGGCGGCCTCAGCATTGCCTTGAGCACAGGCGCCCGCAACCTGGCTGGGGCCCACCAACCAGCCAACCCGAGTTTCTCTTGCCGGGCAGCCCAGTCACGGCAGCGCCGCGTATCCCCCCGCAGCAACAAGAGCAGTGCGGAACAGGAGAGGCAGCAGCGGCGAACGAATCTAGTGGGCACCGGGTTGCGGGAAGAGATTGGCTCTGCTTGGGTCTGTGCCGTTAGGCATGCTTGGTGCCCACGTACCTGGAGAGCCTCAATGCACAAACCACCTTTCCTCGAACTCCTCCCGCCTGGGGCTACCGCTCGAGCCCTGCTGAACGATGTGGCGATTCAGATCGGCAAGGAAGTGCGCACCGTCACGCGGCCCTGGGCGTGAAGCCCTTCCGCGTCTCTCCCTTCTGGGGAGTCCGATGAGCGAGCACTACCCGCGCATTCGCATCCCCGCTGAGAACGGAGAGCTGCAGATCCGCGAAGGCGTGAACATCTGCTTCTTCATGCAGCGCTCGCACCCGGACGTCGCGCCGTTCGTCCTGCGATCACTGGACACGTACCTGAACGCGGTGGGCCCCCACTCGCTGTGCTGGTACGCGGACGCACAAGGGGACATGCAGGAACTCGATGAGCGAGCCTGGAGCAACCTCCGCAAGGAACTCCTCGAGAAGCGTGGGGCCCTCCTCTACTTGAAGGATCGCCCGGGCGGAGCCGGAGAGTTCCAGTTCGAGTACTACGGGAAGTGGCTGGAGGATCCTGCCCTCGCGAAGCGAGACTTGCCGGTCTGTGCCGCCTCCTTCTGGCTGTCGACGGAATACCTGGAGAAGCACGGCCCGGGGCGCATTCGCGAGCTGGCGCTGGAGCTGGCCACTCCCCTGCCCTTCAACTCCGGTCACGCAGGCCTCTCCTTCAACGCGCTGATGGATGACCTGGGTGTCTCCAGAGAGGTCCGCCGCTGGTGCTTTCGCTACCCGGGGCTGGATGTCCTCCAACTGAACTACCTCTCGATGGAGCTAGGCACGCGAGTCCGAGGCGCACACTGGCTCACGTTCCTGGGACAACCGGTGCTGGGACACCTGGGGGGCACTGCAGGCTTACGGACTCAGCTCTCCTCACCGGACGTCACCGTGCAGCCGCTGGATGGCGATCGCGCGGCCGTCACGCTAGGCCCTTGGCCGGAGGCGGGAGACACGGAGTCCGGCCGCGAGCTGCCTCCGTACCGTGAGCTGGCTCGGGTGCTGGAGCCTTGGACCTACCGGGAAAGCGCTCCCCTCACCGGCTTCACCGAGGAGGACACGCGGCGCTGGGAGCGGCGCTTCCTCGGGTGAGCCCCGCCGCGGCTACACGCGGAACTCGGAGACGATCCTCCGCAACTGCGACACCGTGGAGTTGATCTGCCCCACCGCCTCCTCCGCGGTGGTGGTGGCCAGCACCACGTCGCCCATCATCCCCGACAGCTGCGTCATCACATCCGTCATCTGCGAGATGCCCGCGTTCTGCTGCGTCACCGAGGCGACGATCTGCCGCGCCGCCTTGCTGCTCTCCTGCATGACGTGGGTGATTTCCTTCAGCTTGTCCGCCGAGGTGAGCACCTGCTCGATGCCCTCCTCCATCTCCTTGCTGTCACCCTCGGCCGCCGCCACCGCCTGACGAATCGCCGTGTTGATGTCCAGCAGGATGCGTCCGATGCGCTCGGTGCTCTGCAGCGACTGGCCGCTCAGCACCCGCATCTCCCGCGCCACCACCGCGAACCCGCGCCCACCCTCGCCCGCACGCGACGCCTCGATGGCCGCGTTCAGCGCCAGCACGTTGCTCTGGTCCGCCAGGTCCTTCACGCTGCCGATGATCTCCCGCGCGTGCACCGCTTGCTCGGACAGCTGGCCGATGTTGCCCACCATCGCGCTCACCCGGCGCCGGATCTGATCCAGCCCCTGCGCGCTGCTCTCGATGGATTGCTGGCTCGCCAGCGTGAACGTGTCCGCCTGCTCGGCCACCTGGAGCACCATCTCCGCGCGGTTGGAGGCCACGCTCGACGTCTGGGCAATCTCCGCCATCGTCGTGCCCGCCTCGGAGAGGCTGCGCGCTTGCTCCGTCAGGAAGGCGATCTGCTCCTGGCTCACCTTCGTCAGCCGCTCGGAGGCCGTGGCCAATTCGCCCACCACGCTCTGCAGCGCCACTGGCACCGCGCGCAGCCGCTTCACCAGTAAGTCCAGGCTGCGGGCCAGCTCCCCCACCTCGTCCTTGGCGCTCACGTCGATGGAGACCGTCAGGTCCCCCTCCGTGGCAATCCGCGAGGCCATCGCCGACAGGCGCTCCAGCGGCTCGGCCACCTCCTTCACCATCCAATACGCCATGCCCGCCAGCACCCCGATGCACAGGAACACCAGCACGCCAATCAACACCCGCCCCCGGGTGCCCGCCCGCGCCGAGCGCTGGAAGGCGTCCGTGAGCCCCCGCTGCTGCTCATTCACCATCAACTGCAGCGCCTTCTGCATGGACGCGAAGCGCGTGTTGAGCCGAGCCAGTGCCGCCGTGTCCTCGCCCTTCTGGACGAGGTAGAACTCCACCACCTGCTCCCGGTTCTGCTGGTACTCGGTGAAGTCCTGCAGGAGCACCGTGAGGTGCTGGGCGCTGAGGACCGGGTTGCGGCGCGCCGCCTCCAGGTCCGCGGAGAACTTTCGCGCCATGGCCCGCATGGGCTCTCTGCGCTTCTCGTCCTTCAGCGCCACCGCGTCCTGCAGCTCGTGGTGGAGGGTCTGCAGGTCCGCCAGCATCAACTGGCTGTGCGCGAGCGCCGGGGCATGGCCCTGCTCGATGAGCTCGTGGGCGTTGCCCGTCTTGACGCCGACGATGATGGACAGGCCCAGGATGGCCAGCAGGAACAGCGCGGCCAGCGCGGGCAACAACATCATCTTTCGCTTGAACGTCAGCGTCATCGCCTCTGACCCGGGACAAAGACGCGCCGGGACACCTTACCTCGTAGGATAGCTGCCAGATCCCCCTCTCACTCAAGGACTCGTGACCGCGTGCGTCGGTCACCCAACCCCTGGCAGCACATTGGCTTACAGCCGCAGGGAAGCGGATCGCCGCCAGCGACCTTCTAGGTTGCCTGGAGGGCGGGCGGGCAATCCGCCTCGTGCCTCAGGACTGCACCTCCTGGCGCTGGCACCCGGGAATGGTGAGCACGAAGTCGGCGCCGAAGGCCCGCGCGGGCGTCTGCGTCCCCACGGGCTTCTGGGCCAGCACCTCCTCCACGGCCCGGACGGCGGACACGGCGGTGAAGGCGTAGCCCTCGGGCAGATCCAGCCACGCCTGGCTGCGGCGGCCATCGGCGGCGCGGGCCTCGGCCCAGAGGTGGGAGCGGCTCTCGCTGCGCGCGGTGGCGTCGGGCCCGTGCATGCGGGACTCGATGAGGCGCTCGGCGCCGTGGCGGACGGCGTCCACGGCCATCACGCGCTTGAGCAACGGATAGGTGACGCGAAGGAACCGGGCGGCGGCTCGCGGCAGCGCCATATAGGTGGTGATGTTGGGGATGCCGGTGGTGTGCCAGGCCGTGACGAGGTCGCCCCAAGGAATGGGGATGACCGTGCGCTCGGCGTCGGAGAAGCGCACGCGGCGCTGGCCCTTGCCCAGGGGCCACAGCTGGAGCGTTCCCCCCCGGCGCACGCGTCCGCCCGAGGGCAGCTGCTCCAGCGCGGACTTGGTGGTGCCGGCACTGGCCTGGCCGCTGGTCGTGATGGCGATGTCCAGCTCGTGCGCTCCAGGCACGCGCTCGGCCACGTAGCGGGCAAGGCAGTCGGTGGGCACCACGTCGAAGCCCACGCCGGGCATGAGGGTGATGCCGCGCGCGCGGGCCTCGGCGTCATGGTGGAAGGCGTTCTCGAAGACCGGAATCTCCCCGGTGATGTCGAGGTAGTGCGCGCCCGCGGCGAGGCACGCCTGGACCATCGGCTCGCTGGTGCGGACGAAGGGGCCCGCGGCGTGGAGCACCAGGGGCAGGCCCTCCAGCGAGGCCACGAGGCCGCGGATGTCCTCCAAGCCCATCACGGCCACCTCGAGGCCGAGGGGTTCAGCCACGGGCGCCAGCTTCTCGCGCGAGCGGCCAGCGAGCACGGGGCGATGGCCTCGGCGCACGGCCTCTTCAGCGATGAGGCGGCCGGTGTAGCCAGAGGCGCCGTACAACATCCAGCGGGGGGCGGAGGACGAAGGGGCACTCACGCGGCGGCACGCTACCACCGCTCACGGAGGTTACGGCGTGGATCCTTGGAGCGAGGGGGCCAGTTCCTTGCGGCAGGCCTCGTCGCACTGGGGGAATTGGAGGAGGTATTCGGCGCGCTTGCGGCAACGGGCCTCCGAGTCCCGGGGTCCGTCGACTTCCAGACAGCGGGCGCGCTGCTCGGCCCAGGCCTCCTGGTAGAAGGCCTCGCGTTGGGCGGGAGACATGGCGCGGAGGCCACCGCCCGCCGAGCCGTGGACCCACATCCACACGCCGATGGCCACCAGACCGATGGCGCCGATGACCACCGCGCGCGTCGCCTTGGACTGCCGGGGCGGCGGTTCGAGCTCCCGCGAGAAGAGCCCTCCCGTGGGCGAGTCTTCACCGTCCGTCATGCCACGCTCCAGAGCATGGCTCCTCATGCCGCAGGGCGCGCGCGTTTACCAGCGCGCCGAGCGTCCGCTGTACGGGAGGCGTCACCGGCACGGCACCGGGAAGGCGAGGCGCTTATGATGACGGCATGAAGCCCCCGCCCGAGCCCCTGCCCGCCGAGCCCAGCCCGATGCGGGTGCTGGTGGTGGACGACGAGCGCAACATCCGCAGCACGCTGCGCATCTGCCTGGAGGGCTTTGGCTGCACGGTCCGTGAGGCCGCCACCCCGGAGGCCGCCCTCGCGGCGCTCGCACAGGGGCCGGCCGATCTGGCGTTCGTGGATCTGCGCCTGGGCACCACGAGCGGCCTGGAGCTGCTCCCCCGGATGCTGGCCGAGTCCCCGAACCTCGACATCGTCCTCATCACCGCCTACGCCACCTTTGACACCGCGGTGGAGGCCGTGAAGCGTGGGGCCCGCGACTACCTGCCCAAGCCCTTCACCCCCGCGCAGATCCGTCACGTGGTGGACCGGGCGCGCGCCCACCGGGAGCTGAGCTCGCGGCTGGGAGACCTGGAGGGGCAGCTGGCGCAGACGGTGCCGGAGGCCACGCTGGAGACGGCCTCTCCGGCGATGCACGCGGCGCTGGGGCTCATCACCCGGGCCGCGGCCTCGGACGCGGCGGTGCTGCTGCGCGGCGAGAGCGGAACGGGCAAGGGCGTGGTGGCGCGGGCGCTGCATTCGATGAGCCCTCGGCGGCTGCGGCCATTCGTCACGGTGAACTGTCCCACGCTCTCCGAGCAGCTCCTGGCCAGCGAGCTCTTCGGCCATGTGCGCGGCGCCTTCACGGGTGCGGTGAGAGATCAGCCCGGCCGCGTGGAGCAGGCCGAGGGTGGCACGCTCTTCCTGGACGAGGTGTCGGAGACGAGCACGGCGCTGCAGGCCCAGCTCCTGCGCTTCCTGCAGGAGAAACAGTTCGAGCGGCTGGGCGAGGGACGCACGAGGCGCGCGGACGTGCGAGTGGTCGCGGCCACCAACCGGGACCTCGAGAAGGAAGTGGCCCAGGGACGCTTCCGGGAGGATCTGCTCTACCGGCTGAACGTGGTGGAGGTGAAGCTGCCCGCGCTGCGGGAGCGGCCGGAGGACCTCCTGCCCCTGGCGCGGCGGTTCGTGGCCTTCTTCGCACGCGCGGCGAAGCGTCCAGTCCCAGAGCTGTCTCCCGCGACGGAGCGGATGCTGCTGGCCTACGGGTGGCCGGGCAACGTACGCGAGCTGCGCAACGCCATCGAACGCGCGCTCATCGTCTGGCCCGCGAACGTGCTGGAGCCGCAGGCTTTCCCCGAGCGGATCGCCGCGGCCTCGGGCTCCCTGGTGACGCTGGGCGGGCCGCACACGCTGGAGGAGGTGGAGCGCGAGCACATCCTCCGCGTCATGGCCAGCGCGCCCACGCTGGACGAAGCCGCGAAGGTTCTGGGCATCGACTCCTCCACGCTGTGGCGCAAGCGCAAGAAGTACGAGTCTCCCACTTCGAACTAGGAAGCCGAGGACGCGGGCTGTGGCAGGGCGAACCAGAAGGTGCTGCCCTGGCCCGGAGCGCTCACCACCCCCAGCTGTCCACCGTGCGCCTGGACGATGTCGCGGGCAATGGACAGGCCCAGCCCCGCACCGCCCGCCGGAGCGCCCGGGGCCCGGTAGAACTTCTCGAAGATGCGGGCCTGCTCCTCGGGCGGAATGCCTTCGCCCGTGTCCCTCACCTCGAAGCGCACCCGTGCGCCCTCTCGCGTCACCCGCACCAACACCTCTCCGCCCGAGGGCGTGTGCCGGACCCCGTTGCCCACCAGGTTCGACAGCACGAGCTGCACCCGCTCGGGATCCACCTCCAGCTCCTCGGCCTCGGGGGAGATCTCCTGCAGAAGCCGCACGCCGCGATCCTCCGCTGCCACCCGGTGTGTCCCCAGCGCCCCCTCCACCAGCTCCAGCGCCGTCACACGCCGCAGGTTCAACGTCAGCTGCCCCGACTGGATGCGCGACAGATCCAGCAGGTCATCCACAATCCCTTGGAGCCGGCCACAGTCCTCCTGCGCCGCGGACAGCAGGTCCGCCTGCTTCTCCGTCACCGGCCCCACCACGCCCTCCGCGCACAGGTGGATGGCCATGCGCAGCGAGGTCAGCGGGGTGCGGAACTCGTGCGCCACCGTGGCCACCAGGTCATTCTTCAGCTCGTCGAAGCGGCGCAGCCGTGTCACGTCCTGGAGGATGACCGTGGCGCCGGCCACCTCCCCGCTCTCCGCGTACACGGGGCTGCCACGGGGCAGCAGCCACCGGTCTCCCTCGGAGGAGCTCACCCGCACCGCCTCCTCATAGCCGCGCGGCTGATAGGCTCCCTTGCCCTCCAGCATGTGGAGCCGCACCCGCTCCAGGACCTCCCGCACCTCTGGAGCCGCCCGGGCCAGCGGGTCTCCCTCCGCACCCATCGGCATGCGCAGCACGTCCTCCGCGGCACGGTTGACGTTGAGCAGCGCTCCATCCGCGCCAAACACCAGGACCGGATCCGGCAGGCTGTCGATGGCGGCCTGCGAGGCGGCCTGAGCCTGGAGCAGCTCGCCCAGGCTGCTCTGGCGGTAGCGCTGGAGCCGCTCCGCCATGGCGTTGAACTCCTGGCCGAGCTGGGCAATCTCGTCTTGCCCCTCGACCACCGCGCGCACCGCCAGGTCCCCCTGGCCAATCCGCTGCACCGCCTGCGAGAGCACGGACACTGGCCGCAGCGCCCGGTGCGTCAGCGACGTGGAGGCGAAGAGCCCCACCAGGAACGCGGCCAGCACCGCCACCCCCGTGAGCGCGTTGACGCGCTGGCTCAGCCGGCGCTGGGCGTCGCTCTTGCGTGCCATGGCATCCTGGTTCAGGTCCAGGATGGCGGAGGCGGCGGCCTTGGCCTCGGAGAACGCCGGCGAGAGCGACTCGAAGTAGTGCTCACGCGCGGCCTCCCGATCCGAGAGCGCCAGCAAGGCGTCATAGCGAGTCACATAGCGCGTCCAGGCCTCCCTCAGACGCTGGGTTGCAGAGGCCTCGCCCTTCTCGGTGAGGTTCGCCTCCTGCACGCGCAGCTCCGCCTCCAGCTTGGGGCGCTGCACGGCCTGCTGCGCCTCGCCCCGCTGGCGCTCGCCCGCGACGATGAAGAGCGCCGCGCTGTCCATCCGCTCGAGGTGCTCCGTCATCCGCTGCATGGCGAGCACGCTGCGGTAGTTATCCTGGAGGATCTCCTGCCCGGAGCGCCCCACCCGTCCCAGGGTGACGACCGCCACCACGCCCACCAGCACCAGCGCGAGGGCCAGCGGAGCCTGGGCCAACAACAGACGGCCTCGCAGCGTCATGGGCGGTGCTCCTCTCCAGGGGCATCGAACGCGACGACGTGGATGTCGAAGCCCGTGCCCTCTCTCAACAGGCGCACATCCGCGGCGCGCCCCAGCAGCCGCCTCCACCACGGCTGGTGCGAGCGGCCCACGATGATGTGGCCCACTCCGTGCGAGCGCGCGAAGTCCAGCAGGGCCTCCACGGGCTGCTTCGCGCGCAGCCGCACCACCTCCGCGCCCAGCTCCTTGGCCTTCTCGATGTTGGCCAGCAGGTGCCGCTGTGCCTCCGCATCGATGAGGTGCGGGGCCTCGCCGGGCGTCTCCACGTAGACGACGAACCAGTCCGTGTTGAGCCGGCCCGCCATGCGCGAGCCCCGGCGCAGCAGCGTCGCCGCGCGCGGTGGATAGCTGGAGAGCGCCACCATCACCCGCCCCCACCCTCCACCCTTGGCGGGCAGCTCCTCACCGGCGCGAGCCTGTTGGCCGAGCGTGGCGCGGTCCAGGCTCTCGGCCACCTCGCGCAACGCCAGCTCGCGCAGCGTGGAGAGGTTCTCCTGCTTGAAGAAGCTCTCCAGCGCGTGGGTCACCTTCTCCGGCGCGTAGATCTTCCCCGTCCGGAGGCGCTCGTGCAGGTCCTCCACCGCGAGGTCCAGGTTCACCACTTGATCCGCGCTCTTGAGGAAGCTGTCGGGGAGGGTCTCCCGGACGGTGACGCCCGTGGCCCGCTCCACCAAATCATTGAGGCTCTCCAGGTGCTGCACGTTGAAGGCGCCAATGACGTTGATGCCCGCGGCCAGCAACTCCTGCACGTCCTGGTACCGCTTGGCGTTGCGGCACAGCGGCACGTTGGTGTGGGCCAGCTCGTCCACGATGGCCACCTGGGGCTTGCGGGCGAGCACCGCGTCCAGGTCCATCTCCTCCACGGTGACATCGCGGTAGGTGAAGGCCTTGCGCGGCACCACCTCCAGGCCTTCCACCAGGGCCAGGGTCTCCGGACGGCCGTGGGGCTCGACAAAGCCGAGCACCACATCCACGCCGCGCTTCTTCAAGGCGTGGGCCTCCTCCAGCATGCGGTACGTCTTGCCCACGCCGGCGGCAAAGCCGATGTAGAGCTTGAGCCTGCCGCGCCGGCCCCTCTCGACCAGCTCCAGGAAGTCTTCCGCGCGTGCGCGCCGCGTCCTCACGCCTGTGCCCTCTCTTATGATGCGGGGGTGTAGCGCTCCTGGGCCCGGACAGCCACTCCCGTGGCCCTGCTCCTCACCGGGCCGCCTCCGAGCTCCCTGACGGCCCGGCCGTGCGCCCCACTGCGGACCCTGGCAGCTCGGGCCGGCCGAACTGGCGATCCAGCGCCAGGTTCAGGGCCAGCACATTCACCCGAGGCTCCCCGAGGACGCCCAGAGTCCGTCCCTCGGTCTCGACACCCACGAGGGCCAGGATCCGCTCGGGTGCCACGCCGCGAGCCTTGGCCACGCGGGCCACCTGCCAGCGCACGGCCTCAGGAGACAGGTGCGGATCCAACCCGGAGGCGGACGCGGTGACGAGCTCCGCGGGCACCGGGCCTGAAACATCCGGGTTCTCGCGGCGCAGACGCTCGGCCTCGGCCTCGGCCCGGTCGCGCAGCTTCTGGGAGGTGGGGCCGAGA
Protein-coding regions in this window:
- a CDS encoding RCC1 domain-containing protein → MNSPASRLRAVLATALLVVASGCADFEKAAAAFCERNPSRCGHAVGDDALPDTTAPTITQSSQSATAVQDLGTVTFRVTAHDDESPQLSFAWTATHGVLGAPSNTETTSEVIWASPACVPAGASASVTVVVTNSSYASTAKTFTLTATSCPPPSVVAGANHSLALRHDGTVWAWGYNGYGQLGDGTTSHRASPVQVPGLASVIALAAGSSHSLALRGDGTVWAWGDNTFGQLGDGTTTHRASPAQVFGITSVIALAAGGGHSLALRSDGTVWAWGDNLFGQLGDGTTTRRTLPSRVPSLTGVTVLSAGVRHSLALHSDGTVWAWGVSAYGQLGDGTDTVYQASPVQVPDTTNIIALAAGGYHSLALRSDGTVWAWGYNIYGQLGDGTTTQRALPVQVPGLTSVTVLAAGGGHSLALRSDGTVWAWGYNAYGQFGDGTTTWQASPVQVPSLTNAVVLVAGNNHSLAPRSDGSVWAWGYNYYGQLGNGTSGTMSVPARALLP
- a CDS encoding saccharopine dehydrogenase family protein, whose product is MSAPSSSAPRWMLYGASGYTGRLIAEEAVRRGHRPVLAGRSREKLAPVAEPLGLEVAVMGLEDIRGLVASLEGLPLVLHAAGPFVRTSEPMVQACLAAGAHYLDITGEIPVFENAFHHDAEARARGITLMPGVGFDVVPTDCLARYVAERVPGAHELDIAITTSGQASAGTTKSALEQLPSGGRVRRGGTLQLWPLGKGQRRVRFSDAERTVIPIPWGDLVTAWHTTGIPNITTYMALPRAAARFLRVTYPLLKRVMAVDAVRHGAERLIESRMHGPDATARSESRSHLWAEARAADGRRSQAWLDLPEGYAFTAVSAVRAVEEVLAQKPVGTQTPARAFGADFVLTIPGCQRQEVQS
- a CDS encoding methyl-accepting chemotaxis protein; this translates as MTLTFKRKMMLLPALAALFLLAILGLSIIVGVKTGNAHELIEQGHAPALAHSQLMLADLQTLHHELQDAVALKDEKRREPMRAMARKFSADLEAARRNPVLSAQHLTVLLQDFTEYQQNREQVVEFYLVQKGEDTAALARLNTRFASMQKALQLMVNEQQRGLTDAFQRSARAGTRGRVLIGVLVFLCIGVLAGMAYWMVKEVAEPLERLSAMASRIATEGDLTVSIDVSAKDEVGELARSLDLLVKRLRAVPVALQSVVGELATASERLTKVSQEQIAFLTEQARSLSEAGTTMAEIAQTSSVASNRAEMVLQVAEQADTFTLASQQSIESSAQGLDQIRRRVSAMVGNIGQLSEQAVHAREIIGSVKDLADQSNVLALNAAIEASRAGEGGRGFAVVAREMRVLSGQSLQSTERIGRILLDINTAIRQAVAAAEGDSKEMEEGIEQVLTSADKLKEITHVMQESSKAARQIVASVTQQNAGISQMTDVMTQLSGMMGDVVLATTTAEEAVGQINSTVSQLRRIVSEFRV
- a CDS encoding DUF3396 domain-containing protein gives rise to the protein MSEHYPRIRIPAENGELQIREGVNICFFMQRSHPDVAPFVLRSLDTYLNAVGPHSLCWYADAQGDMQELDERAWSNLRKELLEKRGALLYLKDRPGGAGEFQFEYYGKWLEDPALAKRDLPVCAASFWLSTEYLEKHGPGRIRELALELATPLPFNSGHAGLSFNALMDDLGVSREVRRWCFRYPGLDVLQLNYLSMELGTRVRGAHWLTFLGQPVLGHLGGTAGLRTQLSSPDVTVQPLDGDRAAVTLGPWPEAGDTESGRELPPYRELARVLEPWTYRESAPLTGFTEEDTRRWERRFLG